AAATACGTCGACGAAATCATTCGTCACTCGCGGCGGGAACGGGAGAAAAACGCGAAAAGGAGGATCAACAAACTGGCGAGCGGAAAACCGACCGACAAGACCAGAATTTAGATGCGTTTGCCCTGCCGGGATGGTCGATTTTCCTTGACCCGTGCCGCACGACCTGTCATCTTCACGCCTCCTCACGGTGATGGAGAGACGGCCATGAGGAATCTTCGTCGCGGATTCGTGGTGGGAGTGTGCGTTGTCGCAGTGGCGTTCGGCGTGGTAATCGCCGTTGGGTCGAGCGCGCTGGGCGACTGGGAGGAACTGCCCAATCCTCCCATAGACCTGCCTTCCACATGGCTATCCAGAAACGACAATTTTTGGAATTTTCCGAGCGGCATATTTTCTTTATGCCTTCCTTTTCTCGTATCCGACGATCAATCTAATATTTACATTGGCGCATCATCCACATTCTTCGAATATGATCAGTTTTTGTCGTACAACACACTCAGCGCGGAATATCAACAACTGTCGCCGCCGCCACCGCCGCAGGCGAACATAACGATGTGCATCGATGCGTCTGGAAACGGAGAGTATGTAGATGGAAATTTGTATTTCTATGCCCCATTTCATCCTAACGCCATGGTGTATGATGTGTCAACGCAAAACTGGAATGCGTCAGCCATCTCTGCCGTGATGGGGCTCGGTACAATAACTTTCTTTTCCGATCTCGATAAAGAAACTCTCTATTGGTCCCTTTGGCCTGTCTGGACTTTTAAATATGACCCAGATCATGGATGGTCCGCATTGCGATTTTATGATTATGCTTCGAGTTCTCGAGGATTTTCTAGATTTTCGATAATGAATAATAAGATATATTATTCCGGCGGATTTTATATGTACTATTCCAAATCGCAATCGGCGTCGTTCGGATCATACTACGGAACTTCTAGTGCGGATGCGTTGGCATTTGATCTTGTCGCTTGGGAACCAATTCCGATGAGAGCTGTCCCAAATGAAACGGCCATGATCGGTGTTGCATGGGGTGCAGGTGGCGCGCATTATTTAGGGTTCACACTGAAAGGAATAAGTCCGTACTATTACTCGTTTCCGATAATGGAAGAATATTACGTTCGAAGATCTGAAGTATATTATTATATATATAACCCAGCTTCTGATGAATGGCAAACGCTGCCGGACGAGTACCCACCGGATTGTCTCCCCATCGCAGCGACAGGACAGGGAACTTGGCTCTATGCACTGTTCGGATGCATCGCCGGGGACGATGCTGTCGTCAAATACTATCGGAAAGATATCGGGATATATGATTGGTCGACGACAACGACGACCTCCACCACCAGCACGACGACAACAAGCACGACATCGACAACGCAGCCCTTGGATGACGACTCCGACGACGACGCGCTCGACGACGACGCCGGCGACGACGACGCCGGCGACGACGACACGACCTCACCAGATGCCGATGCGCCCGCCGATGGAGACGATGGCGACGACGGGTGCGGCTGCTAGGGACGCACGCTTGTAGACCGCGCGCCTTGCCGCGGCGGCGCGATTCCGCTATCTCACACGCATGGGAAATCCCAAACGCTGGGCCGGCGCCTGGCGCGCCGTCCGCGAGCGCGTCTATCACATCATCTTCGCCTTCAGCCTCGTGGCGCTGGTCGCGCTCGGCGCGTGGTGGTGGGTTTTCATGAACCGCGCCATCACCGAGCGATACGAATCGGAGCTGACGCGCCTGCGCCTGCAGGCCGAGCAGTACCAGATCCTGTTCGGCCATTCGAATATGCCGCCGCAGCCGCAGCTCATCACGCGCGAGTCGGGCCTGATCCTCGTTCCGTCCGAACAGAAGCTCCCCGGCGCGCTTCCGCTCTCGCCGCGCTGGCCGCAGGTGTCCGTCGCCGTCGATCCCGAACGCGCGAAATCGATCGAGGACAAGCACCACCGCCAGATGAAGATGTGGATCGGCGAGGGCGGATTCCTGTTTCTGCTGCTCATCGGGTGCGTCGCCATGCTCTACCGGCTCGTCAGCGCCGAGATCCGGTTCCGCAAGGCGATGGACTCGTTCCTCAACCAGGTGACGCACGAGCTCAAGACGCCGGTCGCCGGCATCCGCAGCCTGCTGCAATCGCTCTCGCTAGGCCGCGTGCCGACCTCGCAGATGCCGCACCTGCTCAACCTCGGCCTGTCGAATATCGACCGGCTGGAGCACCTCATCGAGAACATCCTCGTGCGCAACCGGCTGCGCACGCACCGCTTCACGCCGCAGCTCGGCCCGGTGGACCTGGGCACGCTGGCGCGGCAGGTGATCGACCATCGGTTGCAGCTCGGCCTCGTGCAGCAAATGCCAGGCCTTGAAATCAAGTCACGCGCGAAGGCGCTGGGCGACGCCGAATCCGTCCGCGTCATCATGGAGAACCTGCTCGACAACGCCGAGAAATACAGCCGCGGCGGCGACGCGGTGCGCATGCGCATCCGCGAGGACGGCGACGCGATCGTGCTGACGGTCGAGGATCGCGGCGTGGGCATCGCGCCCGAACACATCCACGACATCTTCAAGCCGTATTTTCGCGGCCACGAACCGCGCGACGGCATGCTGCACGGCAGCGGTCTCGGCCTCGACATCTGCCGCCGCCTGACGACGGCGATGGGCGGCACGATCACCGCGCACAGCGAGGGACCCGACACGGGCGCGCGATTTGAACTGCGTCTGCGGAAGTCGCCGTGAACGGACGCATCCTTCTCGTCGAGGACGACGAACTGATCGGCTCGATGGTGCGCCTGAATCTCGAGTCGGACGGTTACGCCGTCGAGTGGCTGCGCGAGGGCCGTCCCGCGCTCGCCAAGTCGCGCGCCGCCGACGCCGATCTCGTGATCCTCGACATCATGCTGCCCGACACCGACGGGGTGCGCGTGGCGCGCTCGCTGCGCGAGGTCGGGGTCGTCACGCCGATTCTGATGCTCACCGCCAAGGCCGGCGTGGACACAAAAATCGAGGCGCTCGACGCCGGCGCCGACGACTACCTGACCAAGCCCTTCGATATTGGGGAGCTCGCCGCGCGGGCGCGTGCGCTCATCCGGCGCAGTCAGGGTCAGCGGCACCTCGCGTCGTCGGACCGGCTGCAGATCGGGCGATACGTCGTTCATCTTCAGAGCCGCGAGGCGACGACGCGCGAGGGCGACGTGGCGCTGACGCCCAAGGAAGTCGAGCTGCTCGAATACTTCCATCGCCACCAGGGGGTGACGCGCTCGCGCGCGGACATCCTGGAGGAGGTGTGGGGGATGGAAGTGTACGTCTCCGAACGCACGATCGACAACTTCATCGTGCGCTTCCGCAAGCTCTTCGAGGACGACCCCGACGCTCCGAAGCTCTTCATGACGGTACGCGGCGTCGGCTACCGCTACGTGGCGGGGCCATCCGCTTCGTAAGACCCGCCCGTCGCAGGCATCATGTTTGACGTCCGGGGAAAAACGGTTAAGTTCACCCTTTCGTTCACCGCCGGGTGTCATGGATCGCAAACTCTCCCACGCAGAGGACCTGCGCCTGTTTTCGACGCGCGCGTCGATCGTCGCGTTCGCGGCGCTCATGGCGCTGCTCGCCGCCGCGCCGTTTGTCCTTCCCGGCTGGCGGATTTTCGCGCTCAACCAGATCGCCATCCACATCGTGCTCGCGGTCGGGCTCAACCTGCTCGTCGGCACGACGGGCCTCATCTCGCTCGGTCACGCGGCCTTTCTCGCCGTCGGGGCGTACACCAGCGTCGTGCTCGTGGGCGCGGGTGTGCCGTTTGTCGTCGCGCTCGTGGCGGCCGGGGCGGTGTCGGGAGCGCTCGGCTTCGTCGTCGGGTTGCCCGCGCTCCGTCTCGAAGGGCCCTACCTGACCATCGCCACGATGGGCTTCGGCATCGCGACGCAGCAGATCCTCGGTTACTGGGAATCGCTGACCGGCGGGCACATGGGGCTGCACACGCCCCCGATCTCGATCGCGGGCATGCCGCTCGCCACCGACGCCGCGCGCTACGGCGTCATCATGCCCGTGACGGTGCTGTGCGTGATCGCGGGATACAATATCCAGCGCTCGCGCGTCGGCCGGGCGCTCGCCGCGATCCGCGACAGCGACGTTGCCGCGCAGGCGTCGGGCGTCGATCTCACGGCGTATAAAACGCGCGCGTTTGCGATCTCGACCTTCTTTGCCGGCCTCGCCGGTTCGCTCTACGCGCACAACGCGGGCTTCATCGCGCCGGAAAACTTCGACCTGTTTCTCTCGATCAAGATGCTCGCGATGGTGGTGGTGGGCGGGCTCGGCTCGGTGCTGGGCTCGGTGCTCGGGCCGTCGCTGCTCGTCGGCGTCGAACTCGCGTTCTCCGGAGCGAAGTCGTATTCGGCGATCATCGTCGGCGCGGTGATGATCGTCGTGGTGCTCTTCGAGCCGGCGGGGCTGCGTGGCCGCTGGCTCACGATCAAGCGTTACTGGAAAACCTGGCCGTTCTAAGGAGGATCGCCGCGTGTTCGCGCAACTGGTCGTCAACGGCATCGCGATGGGCAGCGTGTACGGGCTGATCGGCCTGTCGCTCGTGCTCGTTTACAAGACGACCGAGGTCATCAATTTCGCGCAGAGCGCGCTCGCCATGACGACCGCCTTCGTCGCATGGGCGCTCGTCACGTCGCGCGGCTGGCCGTTTTGGCCGTCGGCCGCGGCGGCGGTCGCGCTCGGCGCGCTGATGGGCATGCTCGTGCAGTTTGCGCTGCTGCGGCGCGCGAAGGAGCCGAACCTGCTCGGCCTCGTCATCCTCACGCTCGGCCTCGAACTCGTGCTCGGCTCGCTGGTGGGTGTTGTCGCCGGCACCGACACCAAGGCGCTGCCGTCGCCGGTGTCCGACACCGAGGTCTTCGAGATCACGTCCACGCTCGTCGTGAGCCGCCTCAACGTGCTCATCGTCGTGGTGTCGCTGGCGACGATGGGCGCGCTCGCCGCGTTCTTTCGGTTCACGCGCACGGGCACGGCGATGAAGGCGGTGTCGCAAAACGCCGAGGCCGCGCGAATCATGGGCATCCGCGTCAATCGCATCCACATGCTCGCGTGGGGGCTCGCATGCGGGCTCGGCGCGCTCTCGGGCATCCTGATCGCGCCGGTCACGCTGGTCGATCCCAACATGATGGTCGCTCCGCTGCTCAAGGCGTTCGCCGCCGCGGTGCTGGGCGGCCTCACGAGTCTGCCCGGCGCGGCGGTGGGAGGGTGGATTCTCGGCGTCGTCGAAAATCTCGTCGGCGGGTACATCTCGCCGCAGTTCAAGTCCACCGTGGCCTTCGCGGTCATCATTCTCATGCTCTGCTTGCGACCGAGCGGGCTGTTCGGGCGGCATCGGCGCAAGAAGGTCTGACGTTTTGCCCAAAAAACGGACGAAGAGGAGGGTTCCCATGCGCGCTCGTATCACGGTCATTCTGATGGCGCTCGCCCTGGCGGCGATCGCGTGCAAACCCCCGGCGCACGAAGCGCCTCCGCCCGCGCCGCCCGCGCCGGGCGGCGAGTCCGCGCCGACCGCGCCCGCGGCGGCGAGCGGCATCACGGACACCGAGATCCGCATCGGCACCTGGGCGCCGATGAGCGGCCCGGCGTCGGCTTACGGCATCGTCGCACGGTCGATGCAGGCATATTTCGACATGGTGAACGAGGCGGGCGGCATCCACGGGCGTAAGCTCGTGCTGCTTGCGCGCGACGACGGCTATCAGCCCTCGCGTACCGTGAGCGCCGTGAAGGAGATGATCGAAAAAGACGGCGTGTTCGCCTTCGTCGGCGGCGTGGGCACCGCGCCGGGCATGGCGGTGAAGGACACGATCGAGACCGCGGGCAAGGTGTGGGTCGGTCCGGCGACGGGTTCGTCGGCGTGGGCGAATCCTCCGTCGAAGCTCCGATTCGCGGTGTACCCGACGTACAACGTCGAGGCGAAAACGCTCGTCACCTACGCGGCGAAAAACCTGAAAAAGACGAAGTTCGCGATCTTCTACCAGAACGACGCCTTCGGGCAGGAGGGCGTGGAAACCGTGAAGGCGACGCTCGCGGCGCTCGGGCTCGGCGAAGCGGCCATGGTGTCGCACGAGCTGACGGACACGGACCTGTCCTCGCAGGCGCTCAAGCTCAAGTCGAGCGGCGCCGAAGCCGTGGTGCTGTGGTCCACGACGAAGTTCGCGGCGACCTTCGTCAAGGAGTGCGCCAAGATCAAGTTCGCGCCGCAGTTTCTGTCCACGTCCACGGTCACCGATCCGCTCATGTTCCAGCTCGCGGGCGACTCGTGGAACGGCACGATCCTCGCCGACTGGATGCCGCTGCCCGAGGACGCCTCGCCCGGCGTGCAGAAATACCGCGACCAGATGGCGAAGCAGAATCCGCCGCTCACCCTCGGCAACTTCACGATGGTCGCGTTCGCG
The nucleotide sequence above comes from Deltaproteobacteria bacterium. Encoded proteins:
- a CDS encoding ABC transporter substrate-binding protein, which produces MRARITVILMALALAAIACKPPAHEAPPPAPPAPGGESAPTAPAAASGITDTEIRIGTWAPMSGPASAYGIVARSMQAYFDMVNEAGGIHGRKLVLLARDDGYQPSRTVSAVKEMIEKDGVFAFVGGVGTAPGMAVKDTIETAGKVWVGPATGSSAWANPPSKLRFAVYPTYNVEAKTLVTYAAKNLKKTKFAIFYQNDAFGQEGVETVKATLAALGLGEAAMVSHELTDTDLSSQALKLKSSGAEAVVLWSTTKFAATFVKECAKIKFAPQFLSTSTVTDPLMFQLAGDSWNGTILADWMPLPEDASPGVQKYRDQMAKQNPPLTLGNFTMVAFALAEALVEALRRAGPDLTTDKLVAALESLQNWNGDYAQRITFGPNDRQGIDQVFLAQAREGKLAKLADWQAP
- a CDS encoding branched-chain amino acid ABC transporter permease, yielding MDRKLSHAEDLRLFSTRASIVAFAALMALLAAAPFVLPGWRIFALNQIAIHIVLAVGLNLLVGTTGLISLGHAAFLAVGAYTSVVLVGAGVPFVVALVAAGAVSGALGFVVGLPALRLEGPYLTIATMGFGIATQQILGYWESLTGGHMGLHTPPISIAGMPLATDAARYGVIMPVTVLCVIAGYNIQRSRVGRALAAIRDSDVAAQASGVDLTAYKTRAFAISTFFAGLAGSLYAHNAGFIAPENFDLFLSIKMLAMVVVGGLGSVLGSVLGPSLLVGVELAFSGAKSYSAIIVGAVMIVVVLFEPAGLRGRWLTIKRYWKTWPF
- a CDS encoding response regulator transcription factor, which translates into the protein MNGRILLVEDDELIGSMVRLNLESDGYAVEWLREGRPALAKSRAADADLVILDIMLPDTDGVRVARSLREVGVVTPILMLTAKAGVDTKIEALDAGADDYLTKPFDIGELAARARALIRRSQGQRHLASSDRLQIGRYVVHLQSREATTREGDVALTPKEVELLEYFHRHQGVTRSRADILEEVWGMEVYVSERTIDNFIVRFRKLFEDDPDAPKLFMTVRGVGYRYVAGPSAS
- a CDS encoding HAMP domain-containing histidine kinase, coding for MGNPKRWAGAWRAVRERVYHIIFAFSLVALVALGAWWWVFMNRAITERYESELTRLRLQAEQYQILFGHSNMPPQPQLITRESGLILVPSEQKLPGALPLSPRWPQVSVAVDPERAKSIEDKHHRQMKMWIGEGGFLFLLLIGCVAMLYRLVSAEIRFRKAMDSFLNQVTHELKTPVAGIRSLLQSLSLGRVPTSQMPHLLNLGLSNIDRLEHLIENILVRNRLRTHRFTPQLGPVDLGTLARQVIDHRLQLGLVQQMPGLEIKSRAKALGDAESVRVIMENLLDNAEKYSRGGDAVRMRIREDGDAIVLTVEDRGVGIAPEHIHDIFKPYFRGHEPRDGMLHGSGLGLDICRRLTTAMGGTITAHSEGPDTGARFELRLRKSP
- a CDS encoding branched-chain amino acid ABC transporter permease, whose amino-acid sequence is MFAQLVVNGIAMGSVYGLIGLSLVLVYKTTEVINFAQSALAMTTAFVAWALVTSRGWPFWPSAAAAVALGALMGMLVQFALLRRAKEPNLLGLVILTLGLELVLGSLVGVVAGTDTKALPSPVSDTEVFEITSTLVVSRLNVLIVVVSLATMGALAAFFRFTRTGTAMKAVSQNAEAARIMGIRVNRIHMLAWGLACGLGALSGILIAPVTLVDPNMMVAPLLKAFAAAVLGGLTSLPGAAVGGWILGVVENLVGGYISPQFKSTVAFAVIILMLCLRPSGLFGRHRRKKV